One part of the Muntiacus reevesi chromosome 18, mMunRee1.1, whole genome shotgun sequence genome encodes these proteins:
- the KRBA2 gene encoding KRAB-A domain-containing protein 2 — translation MLNSYENAVPQGDFLEFSMTPQRAGNDLPGVSSPSETEMEISTMREKFLTSVTKLVESKSYNSKVFSKEKYFQTIKEVKEAKEKGKKSSRDYRRAAKYDVISVEGTEKLIEAAHRERDRIRYYVHKEELFDILHDTHLNIGHGGRTRMLKELQGKYGNVTKEVIVLYLTLCKQCHQKNPVPKRGLAPKPMACKDNDSRCQVEILDMQSNADGEFKFILYYQDHLTKFIILRPLKAKQAHEVVSVLLDIFTILGPPGMLESDSGIEFTNQVVNELNKVWPDLKIVLGKSHPGQGQGFLERASHDVKTMLSAWMQSNHSCHWTEGLRFMQMVRNQAFDGSLQQSPYEAMFGCKAKFGLYSSHLPRETVAVLHTEEELEIAEEQLESSLWVRQEERAEVGADRSDVDEDVDPTPLEASEPSTSQAASGLFSW, via the exons ATGCTGAACAGTTATGAGAACGCGGTCCCTCAGG GAGACTTCTTAGAATTCTCCATGACACCACAGAGAGCTGGAAATGATCTCCCTGGTGTTTCAAGTCCAAGTGAAACAGAAATGGAGATAAGTACCATGAGAGAAAAGTTTCTCACCAGCGTGACCAAGTTGGTAGAAAGCAAAAGTTACAATAGCAaggtattttccaaagaaaagtaCTTTCAAACAATCAAGGAAGTCAAAGAAGctaaagagaaggggaagaagtcATCACGTGATTATCGCCGTGCAGCAAAATATGATGTGATTTCTGTAGAAGGCACCGAGAAACTCATAGAGGCTGCTCACAGAGAACGAGATCGAATACGGTATTATGTACACAAGGAAGAGCTGTTTGACATCCTTCATGACACACATCTCAATATTGGCCATGGCGGGCGGACACGCATGCTCAAGGAACTGCAAGGCAAATATGGGAATGTCACCAAAGAAGTCATTGTcttatatctgactctgtgtaaaCAGTGCCACCAGAAGAACCCAGTACCCAAGAGAGGCCTTGCACCCAAGCCCATGGCATGTAAGGACAATGACTCCAGATGCCAAGTTGAAATCCTTGATATGCAGTCAAATGCTGATGGGGAATTCAAGTTCATTTTGTATTACCAGGACCACTTAACCAAGTTCATTATTTTACGGCCATTAAAAGCCAAGCAGGCCCATGAGGTAGTCAGTGTCCTGTTGGATATTTTCACAATTCTTGGTCCACCCGGCATGTTAGAATCTGACAGCGGCATAGAGTTCACAAACCAGGTTGTTAATGAGCTCAACAAGGTATGGCCAGACCTAAAGATAGTCCTTGGTAAATCCCACCCTGGCCAAGGCCAGGGCTTCCTGGAGCGAGCAAGCCATGATGTCAAGACCATGCTGAGTGCCTGGATGCAGAGTAACCACTCCTGTCATTGGACCGAAGGCCTGCGATTCATGCAGATGGTGAGGAATCAGGCCTTTGATGGTTCCTTGCAACAGAGTCCATATGAGGCAATGTTTGGTTGTAAAGCCAAATTTGGACTCTATTCCTCACATTTGCCCCGGGAAACTGTGGCTGTTTTACACACAGAGGAGGAGCTAGAAATTGCTGAAGAACAACTGGAAAGCAGCCTCTGGGTCAGGCAGGAAGAGAGGGCTGAGGTTGGAGCAGACCGGTCTGACGTGGACGAGGACGTCGATCCCACACCTCTCGAAGCCTCGGAGCCCAGCACCTCCCAGGCGGCCTCAGGTCTCTTCTCCTGGTGA